From a region of the Nonlabens dokdonensis DSW-6 genome:
- a CDS encoding dihydroorotase, with product MILLKNAIIVDASSPLNGKKRDLLIKNGKIEKIGVSIENEDAKIVERDNMHISIGWIDTSVSLGEPGFEERQTIQNGIKAAANGGFTTIMLNPNNQPNPQDQSGIKYLKNVTANQAVTILPVGSFTLNQKGEHLAELYDMQHAGAVSFYDYKKEVTNANLLKVGLQYTSSFQGVVQSFPQNKDIAGKGMVNEDVTTTNLGLKSMPSLAEELQIARDLRIASYTKGRLHIPTVSTSEGLKLIKKYKETAQNVSCSVSIHHLTMSSNELESFDANFKVQPPFRDEKEVKQLQRHLNSGVIDVVTSDHTPLTIEHKDLEFDRASAGTIGLESAFGALNNLIDTQKTVELLTNGYEVFNQKRPIIEEGELANLTLFEPGTSYTFEKKHIVSTSKNSAFIGKPMKGRVIGIVNNKKAIWNE from the coding sequence ATGATTCTACTTAAAAACGCTATTATCGTAGATGCCAGTTCTCCTCTAAATGGGAAAAAAAGAGATCTTCTCATTAAAAATGGGAAAATTGAAAAAATAGGTGTTTCCATTGAAAATGAGGATGCTAAAATCGTTGAGCGTGACAATATGCACATTTCCATAGGATGGATCGATACCAGTGTAAGTCTAGGAGAACCAGGTTTTGAAGAACGACAAACCATTCAAAATGGTATTAAAGCAGCCGCAAATGGTGGTTTTACTACCATCATGCTCAACCCTAATAATCAGCCTAATCCACAGGATCAATCAGGAATCAAATACCTTAAAAACGTAACTGCAAATCAAGCGGTTACCATTCTACCTGTAGGTTCTTTTACATTAAACCAAAAAGGAGAACATCTTGCCGAACTATATGATATGCAGCATGCAGGTGCAGTATCGTTTTATGATTATAAAAAGGAAGTAACTAATGCCAACTTGCTTAAAGTAGGACTGCAGTACACCTCTTCTTTTCAAGGTGTGGTACAATCATTCCCACAAAATAAAGACATTGCAGGAAAAGGTATGGTAAATGAAGATGTCACCACAACTAACTTGGGACTTAAGTCCATGCCTAGCCTAGCCGAAGAACTTCAAATAGCTAGAGATTTGAGAATCGCGAGTTATACAAAAGGTAGATTACATATTCCGACTGTAAGCACCAGCGAAGGTTTAAAACTGATTAAAAAATATAAAGAAACTGCTCAAAATGTAAGTTGCAGTGTTTCCATACACCATCTAACGATGTCTAGTAATGAGTTAGAATCTTTTGATGCAAACTTTAAAGTACAACCACCATTTAGAGATGAGAAAGAAGTAAAACAACTTCAAAGACATCTTAATTCTGGAGTGATAGATGTGGTTACAAGTGATCACACACCGTTAACCATAGAACATAAAGATCTAGAATTTGATCGAGCATCTGCTGGTACAATAGGATTAGAAAGTGCTTTTGGAGCTTTGAATAATCTTATCGATACTCAGAAAACAGTGGAGCTATTAACAAACGGCTATGAGGTTTTCAATCAGAAAAGACCAATAATAGAAGAAGGTGAACTGGCTAACTTGACTCTTTTTGAGCCAGGTACGTCTTATACATTTGAAAAGAAACATATTGTGTCCACCTCAAAGAACTCAGCATTCATAGGAAAACCTATGAAAGGAAGAGTCATTGGAATCGTCAACAATAAAAAAGCTATTTGGAATGAGTAA
- the folE gene encoding GTP cyclohydrolase I FolE, with amino-acid sequence MAPYRTFEEYNIETTEEIKDKYRDVITEIGEDVKREGLLKTPERAAKAMQFLTSGYDIDPAEILKGAMFAEDYNDMVIIKDIELYSLCEHHMLPFFGKAHIAYIPNGHIVGLSKIPRIVDVFARRLQVQERLTHDILECIDDTLKPKGVAVVIEASHMCMMMRGVQKQNSSTTTSGFRGQFEKTETRAEFMTLITSNLH; translated from the coding sequence ATGGCACCATACCGCACTTTTGAAGAATACAACATTGAAACAACCGAAGAAATTAAAGATAAATATAGAGATGTCATCACCGAAATAGGCGAAGATGTAAAAAGAGAAGGCCTATTAAAAACACCAGAAAGAGCAGCAAAAGCTATGCAGTTTCTTACTTCTGGTTATGACATTGATCCTGCCGAAATTTTAAAAGGAGCCATGTTTGCTGAAGATTATAACGATATGGTTATTATTAAAGATATCGAGCTATATTCACTTTGCGAGCATCACATGTTACCGTTTTTTGGAAAAGCACACATAGCCTATATTCCTAATGGACATATAGTTGGTTTATCAAAGATTCCTCGTATAGTAGATGTATTTGCTAGACGATTACAAGTGCAAGAAAGGCTCACACACGACATATTAGAATGTATAGACGATACTTTAAAACCTAAAGGTGTTGCTGTAGTTATAGAGGCTTCTCACATGTGCATGATGATGCGAGGCGTTCAAAAACAAAATAGCTCTACTACAACTAGCGGATTTAGAGGTCAATTTGAAAAAACAGAAACTCGTGCAGAGTTCATGACCCTTATCACTTCTAATTTGCACTAA
- the msrA gene encoding peptide-methionine (S)-S-oxide reductase MsrA, with protein sequence MKTAILAGGCFWCTEAVFQRVKGVEKVRSGFCGGHIKNPPYREVVQGRTGHAEAIEITYDENLVSFKQLLQVFMATHDPTTLNRQGYDVGTHYRSAILFLNEEQERIARSYVEELENEGAFNDPIVTEIAPATTFYPAEEVHDNYYNNNREQGYCQVIIDPKIRKLLTGFKELVK encoded by the coding sequence ATGAAAACAGCAATACTAGCAGGAGGCTGCTTCTGGTGTACCGAAGCCGTTTTTCAAAGAGTAAAAGGAGTAGAGAAGGTACGATCAGGTTTTTGTGGAGGTCATATTAAAAACCCACCATATAGAGAGGTAGTTCAAGGAAGAACAGGTCATGCAGAGGCAATAGAAATTACATATGATGAAAATCTAGTAAGTTTTAAACAGTTGTTACAAGTATTTATGGCAACCCACGATCCTACCACTTTAAATAGACAAGGCTATGATGTAGGTACACATTATAGAAGTGCTATTTTATTTCTTAATGAAGAGCAAGAACGAATAGCGAGATCATACGTAGAAGAACTAGAAAACGAGGGAGCTTTTAATGATCCTATCGTTACCGAGATAGCTCCAGCAACCACCTTTTATCCCGCTGAGGAAGTTCATGATAATTATTACAATAATAATAGGGAACAAGGATATTGTCAGGTTATCATAGATCCAAAGATTAGAAAATTACTAACTGGATTTAAAGAATTAGTCAAATAA
- a CDS encoding sensor histidine kinase: MTAAIQLTEESRLKAIQKLRISRDREKVFDELTELACRLTEVPRSLISIVEKDEVWFKSQKGLELNSSKRELSFCSKVIASNEEVFVIEDARKIESLENHPEVIAVDPIIFYAGVKLMSKDGYPIGAICVLDNKPHKLSEEDKNSLLMVGDLIQRQFELKKLNEDLLVQTAILEENNEMLKSFAHTVSHDMKMPLANMVLTTDIVSKKYGEAIDDSGKKYLKFIKDAAFGLSDYVGQILSHYESDTFLIEDREVFDIYTILEAIQDILAIPDDVGFQLPEDNILVNINKSVLEQILFNLIANALKYNDKETVIIKIDAVEKDNFYIFKVIDNGIGISEDKKEEIFKMFSTLDVKDRNGKKGNGIGLSTVKKLVNKLNGFISVNSELGKGTEFIITVSK; the protein is encoded by the coding sequence ATGACAGCCGCCATTCAATTAACAGAAGAATCTAGATTAAAAGCCATACAGAAGCTTAGGATTTCCCGAGATCGAGAAAAGGTGTTTGATGAGCTTACTGAGCTGGCGTGTCGTTTAACCGAAGTACCAAGATCTTTGATAAGTATTGTTGAAAAAGATGAAGTCTGGTTTAAATCTCAAAAAGGATTAGAATTAAATTCTAGTAAAAGAGAATTATCTTTTTGTAGTAAAGTAATCGCTTCAAATGAAGAAGTGTTTGTCATTGAAGATGCGCGTAAAATAGAATCACTTGAAAATCATCCAGAAGTAATTGCAGTTGATCCTATTATTTTTTATGCAGGAGTCAAATTAATGTCTAAAGATGGTTATCCCATAGGTGCTATTTGTGTGCTAGATAATAAACCTCATAAATTGAGCGAAGAAGATAAAAACTCGCTTCTTATGGTAGGTGATTTAATCCAAAGACAATTTGAATTAAAGAAACTCAATGAAGACCTCTTAGTACAAACAGCGATACTTGAAGAGAACAATGAAATGCTCAAAAGCTTTGCTCATACAGTTTCTCATGATATGAAAATGCCACTTGCAAACATGGTTCTTACTACTGATATCGTTTCAAAAAAATATGGAGAAGCCATTGATGATTCTGGAAAAAAATACTTGAAGTTTATAAAAGACGCCGCATTTGGCCTTTCTGACTATGTAGGCCAGATATTATCACATTATGAAAGTGACACTTTTTTAATTGAAGATAGAGAAGTCTTTGATATTTATACAATACTTGAAGCTATTCAAGACATACTAGCAATTCCAGATGATGTAGGTTTTCAATTGCCTGAGGATAATATTTTAGTGAATATTAATAAAAGTGTTCTTGAGCAAATTCTATTCAATCTTATTGCAAATGCTTTAAAATATAACGATAAGGAAACAGTTATTATCAAAATAGATGCTGTTGAAAAAGATAACTTCTATATTTTCAAAGTAATTGACAACGGTATAGGAATTTCTGAGGATAAAAAAGAGGAGATTTTTAAAATGTTTAGTACGCTTGATGTGAAAGACCGTAATGGTAAAAAAGGAAACGGCATAGGCTTAAGTACGGTAAAAAAGTTAGTAAATAAACTTAACGGTTTCATAAGCGTCAATTCAGAATTAGGTAAAGGAACTGAATTCATAATTACTGTATCAAAATAA
- a CDS encoding DUF5916 domain-containing protein, protein MKRLIVLLFVFLAFAKAESQELQDSLQIQRKVYKAKRVTTAPKIDGKPFEKFWDQIPAGGDFVMIEPTNGQKERETHQTKFKIAYDDNALYLAAYLYDDDPESIARQFSQRDQVFTQADVFGFYINNYNNQINQTRFFATSANALGDAIVEGNRQDFSYNVVFRSETSINDAGWFVEMKIPYRTLRFPEVEVQDWSFQIFRRITSLNEEYSYNYIDITQGINTQYDALMTGVSNIDPPLRLNLYPYATVINDNFDGNSTTQYNAGMDIKYGINDAFTLDASLIPDFGQVAFDQVELNLGPFEQLFGENRAFFNEGTDLFNKGGLFFSRRIGQTPSGFSNVELFDDEDIIDNPSNAQLLNAVKVTGRTANRLGIGFLNAITDKTEATIQNTVTGERRTQVTEAFTNYNMFVLDQQFSKNSSIAISNASTLRNGSFTDANVTAIVLDHNDKNAANNYRGEIRMSNRFTPTGTNTGYSSEVQWRRTIGKWRPRLAHFYRDKNWNPNDLGRNFQTNTQTFAADLSYNQFTPVGIFNRFDVDFRVRHRRQIDPDLHTNTEYTLNPFFFTRERLAFGADFNFFSRNLNQFESRKEGQVVRYESGYFTGGFVSTDYRKKFAFDYRMGRFKRFDDAEESYDFRFSPRYRFSDKFLLIYALSWSKNNNRISYVTTADNDEPIVSRRDTHTVENSISGTFNFNNREALSLSFRNFWSRARFSREFNELALDGTLLPSDYELTDDFDPDANFNVWNLDLSYRWRFAPGSEASLLYRNSIFNFDNQGEIGFEDSLDELFTQPVRHNISLRVTYFLDFNDAKGWFKA, encoded by the coding sequence TTGAAAAGATTAATCGTTTTACTATTTGTTTTTCTCGCTTTCGCGAAAGCGGAATCGCAAGAACTACAAGACTCTCTACAAATTCAAAGAAAAGTTTATAAAGCAAAGAGAGTAACCACTGCACCAAAAATAGACGGTAAACCATTTGAGAAGTTTTGGGATCAAATCCCTGCAGGTGGCGACTTTGTGATGATTGAGCCTACAAACGGGCAAAAAGAACGAGAAACACATCAAACAAAGTTTAAAATAGCCTACGATGATAATGCTTTATACCTAGCGGCATATTTATATGATGATGATCCAGAAAGTATAGCAAGGCAATTCTCTCAAAGAGATCAAGTATTCACACAAGCTGATGTTTTTGGCTTTTACATTAACAACTACAATAACCAGATCAATCAAACTAGGTTTTTTGCAACAAGTGCAAACGCCTTGGGTGATGCCATTGTAGAAGGTAATAGACAAGATTTTAGTTACAACGTAGTGTTCAGATCAGAAACCAGCATCAATGATGCAGGATGGTTTGTAGAAATGAAAATCCCTTACCGGACGCTGCGCTTTCCAGAAGTAGAAGTGCAAGACTGGAGTTTCCAGATCTTTAGACGTATTACATCACTTAACGAAGAATACAGTTATAACTATATCGATATTACACAGGGAATCAACACGCAATACGATGCACTTATGACTGGTGTTTCTAATATTGATCCACCATTGCGATTGAATCTTTATCCATATGCAACGGTTATTAATGATAATTTTGATGGAAATTCTACCACGCAATACAATGCCGGAATGGATATTAAATATGGAATTAACGATGCATTTACCCTAGATGCGAGTTTAATTCCAGATTTTGGTCAAGTAGCTTTTGATCAGGTGGAGCTCAATTTGGGACCATTTGAACAGCTTTTTGGAGAGAATCGAGCCTTTTTCAATGAAGGAACAGACTTGTTCAATAAAGGAGGATTGTTCTTTTCTCGTAGAATAGGTCAAACTCCAAGCGGCTTTAGCAATGTAGAATTGTTTGATGATGAAGATATTATTGATAACCCCAGCAATGCACAATTACTCAATGCAGTTAAAGTAACTGGTAGAACAGCAAATAGGTTAGGAATTGGTTTCTTAAATGCAATTACTGATAAAACTGAAGCTACTATTCAAAACACCGTAACTGGTGAAAGGAGAACACAAGTTACCGAAGCGTTTACTAATTATAATATGTTTGTGCTAGATCAACAATTCAGTAAAAATAGTTCCATTGCCATCTCTAATGCAAGCACTTTAAGAAATGGTAGCTTTACTGATGCAAATGTCACAGCGATAGTTCTAGATCACAATGATAAGAATGCTGCAAATAATTATCGTGGAGAAATAAGAATGAGTAACCGCTTTACTCCTACCGGAACAAATACTGGTTATTCTAGCGAGGTTCAATGGCGCAGAACGATAGGGAAATGGAGACCTAGATTAGCACACTTTTATAGAGACAAGAATTGGAACCCTAATGATTTAGGTCGTAATTTTCAAACAAACACCCAAACCTTTGCTGCAGATTTAAGTTATAATCAGTTCACACCAGTAGGAATTTTTAATCGGTTTGATGTAGATTTTAGAGTACGTCATAGAAGACAAATAGATCCTGATTTACATACTAACACAGAATATACATTAAACCCATTCTTTTTTACTAGAGAACGTCTGGCTTTTGGAGCCGATTTCAATTTTTTCTCTAGAAATCTAAATCAGTTTGAGTCGCGTAAAGAAGGGCAAGTAGTCCGGTACGAGTCTGGTTATTTTACAGGCGGTTTTGTCTCCACAGATTACCGAAAGAAATTTGCTTTTGATTACAGAATGGGACGTTTCAAGAGATTTGATGATGCAGAAGAAAGCTATGACTTCAGGTTTAGTCCTCGATACAGATTCTCAGATAAATTTCTTTTGATCTATGCGCTTTCTTGGAGTAAAAATAATAATCGAATAAGCTATGTGACTACTGCAGATAATGATGAACCCATCGTAAGTAGACGAGATACACATACTGTTGAGAATTCTATTTCAGGAACTTTTAATTTTAATAATAGAGAAGCACTCAGCTTATCTTTTAGGAATTTCTGGTCTAGAGCCAGGTTTAGCAGAGAATTTAATGAACTTGCTCTTGATGGTACTTTATTACCATCAGATTATGAATTAACTGATGATTTTGATCCAGATGCAAACTTTAATGTTTGGAACCTAGACCTTTCGTATAGATGGCGCTTTGCCCCAGGCAGTGAAGCTTCATTACTGTACAGAAATAGTATTTTTAACTTTGATAATCAAGGAGAAATAGGTTTTGAAGATAGTCTAGATGAATTATTCACACAGCCAGTACGACACAACATTTCATTAAGAGTCACTTATTTCTTAGACTTTAATGATGCAAAAGGATGGTTTAAAGCTTAA
- a CDS encoding TIGR02757 family protein — protein sequence MNRKELKEFLDAKVEQYNTPDFIPHDPIQIPHLFTDKKDIEISGFLIATIAWGNRKSIINNAHKLMDLMDNAPVDFIKNHEENDLNRFEGFVHRTFNSEDCKTFMRSLQYIESKYGGLEHAFAKAYREQSNLQEAISQFKTIFFEIKHLPRTQKHVSDPMKNSSAKRINMFLRWMVRKDNAGVDFGIWNKIPMSALSLPLDVHTGNIARKLKMLKRKQNDAKAVAELGKVLRKFDPVDPVKYDFALFGLGAFKEL from the coding sequence ATGAATCGCAAAGAGCTTAAAGAATTTCTAGACGCAAAGGTCGAGCAGTACAACACTCCTGACTTTATACCTCACGATCCTATTCAAATTCCGCATCTTTTTACTGATAAAAAAGATATCGAGATCTCTGGATTTCTTATTGCGACTATAGCATGGGGTAATCGTAAATCCATCATTAATAATGCTCACAAACTGATGGATCTTATGGATAATGCTCCGGTAGATTTCATTAAAAATCACGAAGAGAACGATCTTAATCGTTTTGAGGGTTTTGTGCACCGCACTTTCAATAGTGAAGATTGCAAGACTTTTATGCGATCATTGCAGTATATAGAAAGCAAATATGGTGGTTTAGAGCACGCTTTCGCGAAAGCGTACCGAGAACAATCAAATTTACAAGAGGCAATCTCTCAATTTAAAACCATCTTTTTTGAAATAAAGCATCTGCCACGCACCCAAAAACACGTGAGCGATCCCATGAAAAATAGTAGTGCAAAGCGCATCAATATGTTTTTAAGATGGATGGTAAGAAAAGATAATGCTGGTGTTGATTTTGGCATCTGGAATAAGATTCCTATGAGTGCACTTTCCTTACCTCTAGATGTTCATACTGGAAATATAGCTCGTAAACTCAAAATGCTTAAACGCAAGCAAAACGACGCAAAAGCGGTTGCTGAGCTAGGAAAAGTACTGCGTAAATTTGATCCTGTTGATCCTGTGAAGTATGATTTTGCGTTATTCGGACTAGGTGCGTTTAAAGAATTATAA
- a CDS encoding ABC transporter ATP-binding protein — MIKATQIYKSFGDLQVLKGVDLEIKTGEIASVVGSSGAGKTTLLHILGTLEQPDTKQESSLYIDGTDILKLKGKQLSKFRNNSLGFIFQFHQLLPEFTALENVCIPAYIANTDKAVAEKRAKELLSYLKLSGRFDHKPGALSGGEQQRVAVARALINNPKVIFADEPTGNLDSATANDLHELIFQLRKEFNQTFVIVTHNEELADLADRKLVMSDGKFL; from the coding sequence ATGATAAAAGCTACGCAGATTTATAAAAGTTTTGGTGACCTTCAAGTCCTTAAAGGTGTTGATCTAGAAATAAAAACAGGCGAAATTGCAAGTGTAGTAGGAAGTTCTGGAGCTGGTAAAACAACTCTACTGCATATTTTAGGTACTTTAGAACAACCTGACACAAAACAGGAGAGTAGTCTTTACATTGATGGTACTGACATCTTAAAGCTTAAAGGAAAGCAGCTGAGTAAATTTCGTAATAATTCCTTAGGTTTTATATTTCAATTTCATCAATTACTACCAGAATTTACTGCTTTAGAAAATGTATGTATCCCAGCATATATAGCAAATACAGATAAGGCAGTCGCAGAAAAAAGAGCCAAAGAATTGCTCTCCTATTTAAAACTTTCAGGTAGATTTGATCATAAACCTGGCGCACTTTCTGGTGGTGAGCAACAGCGCGTTGCTGTAGCAAGAGCTTTGATAAACAATCCTAAAGTAATCTTTGCAGACGAGCCTACTGGAAATCTAGATAGCGCTACGGCAAACGATCTTCACGAGCTCATTTTTCAACTACGTAAAGAGTTTAATCAAACCTTTGTTATCGTTACACACAATGAAGAACTGGCAGATCTAGCAGACCGAAAACTGGTCATGAGCGACGGTAAATTCTTATAA
- a CDS encoding alpha/beta hydrolase codes for MNTSLTLHHLTRPARQENAPLLLLLHGYGSNEEDLFSFAPEISEDIFIVSARAPFDLQPYGHAWYAINFDAAGGKFSDNDQARESMMKITTFLEELKATYSIDPNNLNVLGFSQGAILSYGLSLSQPGLFRNVVAMSGYINEDLIAGRSDLSVRFRESEIKTNYFISHGTVDQVVPYAWAKQAPAIMEEIGADYVFKDYPIGHGVARDNFYDMKAWLEKRVLK; via the coding sequence TTGAATACCTCACTTACATTACATCATCTCACGCGTCCTGCGCGACAAGAAAACGCACCTTTACTCCTATTACTTCACGGTTATGGCAGTAATGAAGAAGATTTATTTTCATTTGCCCCAGAGATCAGTGAAGACATTTTTATAGTTTCGGCAAGGGCACCTTTTGATTTACAGCCTTACGGTCATGCCTGGTATGCGATCAATTTTGATGCTGCTGGTGGCAAGTTTAGTGATAACGATCAGGCTAGAGAAAGTATGATGAAAATCACTACTTTCTTAGAAGAATTAAAAGCAACTTACTCCATCGATCCTAATAATTTGAACGTTCTTGGTTTTAGTCAGGGCGCGATTCTATCTTATGGATTGAGCCTTTCGCAACCAGGTTTATTTCGCAATGTGGTGGCGATGAGCGGTTATATTAATGAAGATTTAATTGCAGGAAGAAGTGATTTGTCAGTCCGCTTTCGCGAAAGCGAGATCAAAACAAACTACTTCATATCTCATGGAACCGTTGATCAAGTCGTACCTTATGCATGGGCAAAGCAAGCACCAGCCATCATGGAAGAAATAGGTGCCGATTATGTTTTTAAAGATTATCCAATAGGTCATGGAGTTGCCAGAGATAATTTTTATGACATGAAAGCGTGGCTGGAGAAAAGGGTTTTAAAGTAA
- a CDS encoding BatA domain-containing protein, translated as MIFKNPIILYGLFFLIVPIIVHLFQLRKFSKVAFTNVDFLKPLINQTRKSRQLKKWLTLLARCLAVACIVIAFAQPFLPGSNTATQEKQTAIYLDNSFSMELNGKNGPLYKNATSQLLEKLPADKVFTLFTNDKIFTNTNRQQITNELLANNYSSELLSFEQIQLKASSLLDNKTAAKEIIFISDFQNTNGAAFPDTLKGVKRELVKLEPQETNNISIDTAFIVDQSGANLKLQVDLSSNYNVEQPITLTLENNTVLLAKTSVLLENQKGTANFDIEIDEPITGRIYIEDQGISFDNELFISTGAKQKIKVLSINGADSNFLDRLYNDDQFEYLSVKERDVNYNLIKDQNIVVINEVSNIPASLSTELNQLTQNGGYLVLIPAANSSGYDSIGMSGIELNESSKKITEINFNHPLFKGVFNKRVTNFQYPSVQTVLKSTNAINPILKYEDGSSFLYKNQNTYVFTSGLNLENSNFQSSPLIVPVFYNMAMSSLPISQLYYDLDSSNAIAVNTTLNQDQIISLSNGTSEFIPRQQAFDNYVLVNAGQDFSTAGNYDVTIKDEKVSTLSFNAKRQENQLKYYSDADLGNNLSTSINDLLYKLDQEENILSLWKYFVMGALFFLICEILILKFVK; from the coding sequence ATGATATTTAAAAACCCAATAATTCTTTACGGTCTATTTTTCTTAATAGTTCCTATTATTGTTCATCTGTTTCAGCTCAGAAAATTTAGTAAAGTTGCCTTTACTAACGTCGATTTTCTCAAACCTTTAATCAATCAAACAAGAAAAAGTCGCCAGCTCAAAAAATGGCTCACTCTTCTTGCTCGATGTCTTGCAGTAGCTTGTATAGTTATAGCTTTTGCTCAGCCTTTTCTCCCTGGTAGTAATACTGCTACACAAGAAAAACAAACCGCTATTTATCTTGATAATTCCTTCTCAATGGAATTGAATGGTAAAAATGGACCGTTGTATAAAAATGCTACCAGCCAGTTATTAGAAAAATTGCCAGCAGATAAAGTTTTTACATTATTTACAAATGATAAGATTTTTACCAATACCAATAGACAGCAAATTACAAACGAATTACTAGCTAATAATTATTCAAGCGAGTTGCTTTCTTTTGAGCAAATACAGCTTAAGGCCTCTTCCCTACTCGATAATAAAACAGCTGCTAAAGAGATTATTTTTATTTCAGATTTTCAGAATACAAATGGTGCTGCTTTTCCCGATACATTAAAAGGCGTAAAAAGAGAATTAGTAAAATTAGAACCTCAAGAAACGAACAATATTTCTATTGACACAGCATTTATCGTGGATCAATCTGGAGCTAATCTTAAACTTCAAGTTGATTTAAGCTCTAATTATAATGTAGAACAACCAATTACTTTAACCTTAGAAAATAATACAGTTTTACTCGCAAAAACTTCTGTACTTCTTGAAAACCAGAAAGGGACGGCAAATTTTGATATCGAGATTGATGAACCTATAACAGGAAGAATTTATATAGAAGATCAAGGTATTTCTTTTGACAACGAGCTATTCATAAGCACTGGTGCAAAACAAAAAATTAAAGTTCTAAGCATCAATGGTGCCGATTCTAACTTCCTAGATCGATTATATAATGACGATCAGTTTGAATATTTGAGTGTCAAAGAAAGAGATGTCAATTATAATCTGATTAAAGATCAAAATATTGTAGTAATTAATGAAGTAAGTAATATTCCAGCAAGTTTGAGTACTGAATTAAATCAGCTTACTCAAAATGGAGGTTATTTAGTCCTTATTCCTGCTGCAAATTCTTCTGGCTACGATTCCATAGGAATGTCTGGTATCGAATTAAACGAATCATCAAAAAAAATAACCGAAATAAATTTTAATCACCCATTATTTAAAGGAGTTTTTAATAAGCGCGTTACTAACTTTCAGTATCCTAGCGTTCAAACTGTTCTAAAAAGCACTAATGCAATTAATCCTATTCTGAAGTATGAAGATGGCAGTAGTTTCCTTTATAAAAATCAAAACACTTACGTTTTCACATCTGGTCTAAATCTAGAGAACAGTAATTTTCAGAGTTCACCGTTAATTGTGCCTGTTTTCTATAACATGGCAATGAGTTCATTACCTATTTCTCAATTGTATTACGACCTAGACAGCAGCAATGCTATTGCTGTAAATACTACTTTAAATCAAGATCAAATCATTAGTTTATCAAATGGTACTTCTGAGTTCATTCCACGACAACAAGCTTTTGATAATTACGTGTTAGTAAACGCTGGACAAGATTTTTCTACCGCAGGTAATTATGACGTCACTATAAAAGATGAAAAGGTTTCTACTCTTAGCTTTAATGCAAAACGTCAAGAAAACCAGTTAAAATATTATTCTGACGCAGATTTAGGTAATAATCTATCTACGTCAATTAATGACTTGTTGTATAAACTGGACCAGGAAGAGAACATTCTATCTTTGTGGAAATACTTTGTGATGGGAGCACTTTTCTTCCTAATTTGTGAAATACTGATTTTAAAGTTTGTAAAATGA